A segment of the Chloracidobacterium sp. genome:
CCATCCGCCCAACAGCCAACCGGAGCGCCCACTCAAACAATCGCTGCCGCACCACCCAGGGGATTTTGGCGGTCGTTATGATTTGGTCAACCGGGCGACCAAAAAGGTACTTCGGAATAATGTAGGCTCCGCGCCGCGCCGCAAGAAAGGTCTTGTTGGCGACTTCGCAGGCTTCGCAGGCGATGTCCATAGCGCTGTTGCCCATGCCAACGATGACCACGTTTTTGTCGCGGAAAATGTCATTGTCCACGTAGTAGTGCGAGTGGATCGCCAGTCCGTGGAACTCACCCGGAAACGGCGGCTCTGGGTAGCGCGGATCCCAGTGGTGGCCGTTGGCGACAATGAGGGCGTCGTAGCGCCGTACGCGGCCGTCGTCCAGCGTAATCGCCCATGTTCCGTCACCCAACAGCTCGGCGTGCTTGACGCCGGTTTCAAACTGAATCCGCGAGCGAAAGCCGAAGTGGTCAACATAAGCGTCAAAGTACGCTGCAATCTGCGAGTGATGAGGAAAGGTTGGGTAGTGTTTCGGCATTGGGAAGTCGGAATACTGCATGCGTTCGCGGGATGTATTGATGAAAAGCCGCCGATACGCCGACGACATCCCATTTTTGTTGCCGAAGACCCAGTTACCGCCGACCCGGTCACTTTTCTCGTAGCAGTCGAAATCAAACCCGTGTTCGTGCAGCGCCTTTGCCGCTGTGATGCCAGAACAGCCGGCGCCAATGATGCAGACCTTGGGAAGTTCGGAAGCTGTGCGTCTCATGGTCGTTGAAGTTTGAGAAAGCCGTAGAGTCCCGCGTTTGAGTGCAGAGGGCGCAGCCAATCGCTTCAGGCATTGGAAGAAACATCAAGTGTAGAGCATCTTCCGTGTCTCGAACACGCGACGGAGCAGGTAGTCGCCCACCCACGAATCGGCCTCGATCTCCGCGTTGCACTCGACCGTCGGCTATGTCATCCATGCGCATATGACTGACCGCCGCTTTTACGTTACGACGCCGATTTACTACGTCAATGCGCGTCCGCACTTGGGGCATCTCTACACAACGCTGCTGGCTGACACGCTGGCGCGGCATTATCGCCAACGCGGGTTTGAGACCTTTTTCCTTACCGGAACGGACGAGCACGGCCTCAACATCGAGCGCGCTGCCGCCGCCGCTGGATGTCCGGTCAAAGACTACGTGGATGCTGTCGTTGCCGAGTTCAAGGCGACGTTCGCTGCTTTCGGACTAGAGCCAGACGATTGGATTCGAACCACCGACGACGCCCACATTCAAGGGGCGCAGGTGCTGTGGCGACGGGTGCGCGACCGTGGCTACATTTACAAGGGACACTACGAAGGCTGGTATTGCTCAAGTTGCAACGAATTCAAAGACGAAACGACGCCGGGCGAAGCGCCGGTGTGCGACATTCACCTGCGTCCGACCGAACGTGTGGCGGAAGAAAGCTACTTCTTCAAACTGTCGGCTTTCCGTGACCGTCTCTTGTCTTTCTACGCCGAGCATCCCGACGCGATTCAACCTGACGCACGCCGCAACGAAGTCGTCAGTTTTGTCTCCGCCAATCTGCGTGACCTTTCCATCAGCCGTGTTTCGGTCAAGTGGGGCATCCCCGTACCGGACGACCCGGCGCACACGATGTATGTCTGGTTTGACGCGCTCTCGAACTACATCACGGCGCTCGGCTTCGGCAACAACGCCCGGACGGGGTTCGATAAGTTCTGGCCGCATGTCCTGCATCTTGTCGGCAAGGATATCCTGCGCTTTCACGCCGTTTACTGGCCGGCATTCTTAATGGCGGCTGAACTGCCGCCGCCGCGCCGCGTCTTCTCGCACGGGATGTGGTTGTCGGGCGGGCGGAAGATGTCGAAAACGCCTGACGCAAGCGGACGCTCGAACGCCATTGACCTTGCCGTGTTGCGCCGCTACTTCTCCAATGATGTCGTCCGATATTTCTGCCTGCGCGAAATGGCCTACGGCCAAGACGGCGACTTCACCTACGAAGCCCTCATTGATCGCGCCAACGGCGACCTTGCCTCCGGCTTCGGCAACTTGGCCAGCCGCACGCTGACGCTGATTCGGAAGGCGTTCGGCGGCGTCGCGCCGAATGTGCCGCCGGACGCGCCGGCGGACGCCCGTGAAGCGGCAGCGGCCATCGCCGAGCGGTTCATCGCACAACGGGCTGCGTTTCTGGCGCACGTCGAGCGTTTGGCGCTCAGTCGCGCCCTGGAGTCCGCTTGGGAGTTGGTCGCCTTGCTGGACAAGTACCTGAGCGACACTACGCCGTGGAAGCTGATCGGCGATCCCGAAGCCCGGCCGCGATTGGCGACGATCCTCCACACGGCGGCCGAAGGCCTGCGGCATTTGACCGTTTGGCTGTATCCGTTTTTGCCGGAAGCGACGACGACGCTCTGGACACGGTTGGGACTGCCCGGCCGACCGGCGCAGGTTGCCCCAGAGAGCCTGACATGGCAGCGTTTTGAAAACGCCGTTGTCGGCGACGGCCCGGCGCTTTTCCCGCGATTGGATAAGACAACCATCATGAACGACATCGAAGCAACAACTCAGCCGACCGCTGCCCCGCCTGCGAACCCGGCTTCATCCGCCGCGCCGGAAGCGCCGGCCGCGTCGGAAACCGGCTACATCACAATTGACGACTTCGCCAAAGTCGAGCTGCGGGTCGGGCAGGTGCTGGAAGCCGAGCGCGTGCCGAAAGCGGATAAGCTTCTGCGCCTCCAGGTGGATGTCGGTGAAGCGACGCCGCGCCAGATTCTCGCCGGCATCGCGCAGTACTACGCCCCGGAAACGCTCATCGGACGGAAAATCGTTGTGGTGACGAATCTTGCGCCGCGCAAGCTGCGGGGCTTGGAGTCAAACGGGATGCTGCTGGCGGCCTCGGTCGGCGAACAGGGACGCCCCGTCATTGCGACCTTTACCGAAGACGTACCCAACGGCGCGCGGCTCAAATGAGCGTGCCGGGTAAAAAAATAAAAACGGAGTATAGGCATGAGAGCAGAGGTTCACAGCGATGATAGAGCCGGCGCCGGAAGGCGGCTATTGGGCTTACTGCGCCGAAATTCCCGGCGCGAATGGATAACGCGAAGGCGCGTCTCACACTGTTTGGATTAATCCACGGGACGGTCATATCGAGGCCGTTCCCTGTCAGGCAGAAATCAAAGATAACTTAGCGAAAAAGATACTGAAGAAGCTTGACGCAGAGTGACGTTGATGAGAACCAGCCACACTCTGCCGACACTGTCATGAGGCTGTCCCACGGCTCGACATTGCTTTCGGACGGCCTCTGGATGACTCTTCTGTAAAGCAAAAGCATAGAAAACTATCTGAACCATTTGACGAGGCGCACCGCGATGCAGACGAAGCTGCTAACGAAACGCTTTGACAGGCCGGACTCACAGAGTATCCGCTCGTATTTGGCCGACGGCGGCTATGCAGGCTTAAGAAAGGCCCTGACGGCGATGCAGCCGTCTGACATCATCGAGGAAGTCAAGAAGTCCGCCCTACGCGGGCGTGGCGGCGCGGGCTTTCCGACCGGCATGAAGTGGGGCTTCGTACCAGTCAACTCTCCAAAGCCGAAATACGTTGTGTGCAACGCCGACGAGAGCGAGCCGGGGACGTGCAAAGACCGCGAACTCATGGAGAAGGACCCGCACCAACTCATCGAGGGTTTGCTCATCGCCGCTTACGCGCTGCTGTCCAAACAGGTGTTCATCTACATTCGCGGCGAGTACTGGTACTTGATTGAGATTCTCGAACGCGCCATCGCCGAAGCGCGTGAACACGGCTTTGTCGGCAAACGCATCTGTGGGACGGATTTCGAGTGTGAGATTGTCGTCCATCCGGGCGCCGGGGCGTATATCTGCGGCGAAGAAACCGCGTTGCTCAACTCGCTGGAAGGCTATCGCGGGCATCCGCGCATCAAGCCGCCGTTCCCAGCCGTCGCCGGCCTTTATGGCTGTCCAACAGTTGTTAACAACGTCGAGACGTTCTGCGCTGTGCCGCACATCGTCGTCAACGGCGGCGACTGGTATCGCGCTTTGGGGACAGAAAAATCCGGTGGCACGAAAATCTTTTCCGTTAGTGGGCACGTCAACCGGCCTGGTAACTATGAAGTCCGGCTAGGCTACCCG
Coding sequences within it:
- a CDS encoding NAD(P)-binding domain-containing protein, which translates into the protein MRRTASELPKVCIIGAGCSGITAAKALHEHGFDFDCYEKSDRVGGNWVFGNKNGMSSAYRRLFINTSRERMQYSDFPMPKHYPTFPHHSQIAAYFDAYVDHFGFRSRIQFETGVKHAELLGDGTWAITLDDGRVRRYDALIVANGHHWDPRYPEPPFPGEFHGLAIHSHYYVDNDIFRDKNVVIVGMGNSAMDIACEACEVANKTFLAARRGAYIIPKYLFGRPVDQIITTAKIPWVVRQRLFEWALRLAVGRMEDYGLPKPDHRLGEAHPTISSRILDRITHGLITPKPNIAELLGGQVRFLDGSVEDVDVIVYCTGYKVTFPFFDEDFIAAPDNDLPLFRRVFKPDIPNVFFIGLLQPLGAIMPLAEAQGQWVASYLKGEYALPPREEMEADMRRERERMFARYVKSKRHTMQVDFDDYLADLKKERKRGEARARRRGYALPIPRQVP
- the metG gene encoding methionine--tRNA ligase, with the translated sequence MTDRRFYVTTPIYYVNARPHLGHLYTTLLADTLARHYRQRGFETFFLTGTDEHGLNIERAAAAAGCPVKDYVDAVVAEFKATFAAFGLEPDDWIRTTDDAHIQGAQVLWRRVRDRGYIYKGHYEGWYCSSCNEFKDETTPGEAPVCDIHLRPTERVAEESYFFKLSAFRDRLLSFYAEHPDAIQPDARRNEVVSFVSANLRDLSISRVSVKWGIPVPDDPAHTMYVWFDALSNYITALGFGNNARTGFDKFWPHVLHLVGKDILRFHAVYWPAFLMAAELPPPRRVFSHGMWLSGGRKMSKTPDASGRSNAIDLAVLRRYFSNDVVRYFCLREMAYGQDGDFTYEALIDRANGDLASGFGNLASRTLTLIRKAFGGVAPNVPPDAPADAREAAAAIAERFIAQRAAFLAHVERLALSRALESAWELVALLDKYLSDTTPWKLIGDPEARPRLATILHTAAEGLRHLTVWLYPFLPEATTTLWTRLGLPGRPAQVAPESLTWQRFENAVVGDGPALFPRLDKTTIMNDIEATTQPTAAPPANPASSAAPEAPAASETGYITIDDFAKVELRVGQVLEAERVPKADKLLRLQVDVGEATPRQILAGIAQYYAPETLIGRKIVVVTNLAPRKLRGLESNGMLLAASVGEQGRPVIATFTEDVPNGARLK
- the nuoF gene encoding NADH-quinone oxidoreductase subunit NuoF; amino-acid sequence: MQTKLLTKRFDRPDSQSIRSYLADGGYAGLRKALTAMQPSDIIEEVKKSALRGRGGAGFPTGMKWGFVPVNSPKPKYVVCNADESEPGTCKDRELMEKDPHQLIEGLLIAAYALLSKQVFIYIRGEYWYLIEILERAIAEAREHGFVGKRICGTDFECEIVVHPGAGAYICGEETALLNSLEGYRGHPRIKPPFPAVAGLYGCPTVVNNVETFCAVPHIVVNGGDWYRALGTEKSGGTKIFSVSGHVNRPGNYEVRLGYPLKQLIEEEAGGVRGGRKLKAVIPGGSSVPILTAEEVENATLDYEGMMKAGSMLGSGGVIVMDEATDIFMTTYNLIRFYNHESCGWCTPCREGTDWLLKLFKKIARGEGTTADLDTIKRLCPNIEGRSHCPLGDAAVWPITSAMKKFPEDFLKHVKPVAAPAAA